The Legionella cincinnatiensis genome includes a region encoding these proteins:
- a CDS encoding SDR family NAD(P)-dependent oxidoreductase, translating into MDLKLKDKTVLVTGSTAGIGLAIAQTLAHEGATVVINGRSQERVTQAIQKILTTHPDAKLIASPADLSHKKEVDALIQQIPTVDILVNNVGIYNAKPFVDITDEEWLHIFDVNVMSGVRLSRHYLASMLQQNWGRIIFISSESGLQIPAEMVHYGMSKTAQLAIARGMAEITAGTNVTVNSVLPGPTSSEGVSQFVTSIGKEQNKSPREIEEEFFKTVRPSSLLKRFTSPEEIANMVAFLCSPLSSATNGASVRVDGGVVRSIA; encoded by the coding sequence ATGGACTTAAAACTTAAAGATAAAACTGTATTGGTAACCGGATCTACTGCTGGAATCGGCTTAGCCATTGCTCAAACATTAGCTCATGAAGGTGCTACTGTAGTTATTAATGGTCGTTCGCAAGAGCGCGTAACACAAGCAATTCAGAAAATTCTTACAACTCATCCTGATGCAAAATTAATTGCATCACCTGCTGATCTAAGCCATAAAAAAGAAGTAGATGCATTAATTCAGCAAATACCTACAGTAGATATACTGGTTAATAACGTTGGTATTTATAACGCAAAACCTTTTGTTGATATTACTGATGAAGAGTGGTTACATATATTTGATGTCAATGTAATGAGTGGGGTACGTTTAAGCCGCCATTATCTTGCCTCCATGCTCCAACAAAATTGGGGAAGGATTATTTTTATTTCAAGTGAATCTGGCCTACAGATTCCTGCGGAAATGGTGCATTATGGCATGAGTAAAACAGCACAGCTTGCCATTGCACGTGGAATGGCAGAAATAACAGCAGGCACTAATGTGACTGTAAATTCGGTACTCCCCGGTCCGACGAGTAGTGAAGGTGTTAGCCAATTTGTCACAAGTATTGGGAAAGAGCAAAATAAATCACCTCGAGAAATTGAGGAAGAGTTTTTCAAAACAGTCAGACCCTCTTCATTACTCAAAAGATTTACATCACCCGAAGAAATCGCCAATATGGTGGCCTTCTTATGCAGTCCTTTATCTTCTGCAACTAATGGCGCTTCCGTTCGCGTCGATGGAGGGGTTGTTCGTTCAATTGCATAA
- a CDS encoding SAM-dependent methyltransferase has product MDKNFDAIYVTKPEFLSVLCEELNDVVFTCEDLVFSTQKKTDVCFAQDIWLEPKIATFQSISEAAKILRQTGKYWYLHPISHIRRSRLIEEQLHKIPALAGHFPLEEKIPSIGAFSLLDKNTLIYSAKRLKKWPQGKCYFIEDKINPPNRAYLKLWEALTLLEKYPKPGDKALDLGASPGGWTYVMQSLGAYVTAVDKAPLDPKIARLPHINYLQQSAFAIDPMQLDQDYDWVLSDVACYPDRAYTLIMKWIESEKAKQMIFTIKLQGKINLSTIQQFQLIPNSYITNMFHNKHEATFFYPFKAIGTI; this is encoded by the coding sequence ATGGATAAAAATTTTGATGCAATTTATGTAACTAAACCTGAGTTTCTTTCTGTACTTTGTGAAGAATTAAATGATGTTGTATTTACTTGTGAGGATTTGGTTTTTTCAACTCAGAAAAAAACTGATGTTTGCTTTGCGCAAGATATTTGGTTAGAACCCAAAATTGCCACATTTCAGTCCATTTCAGAGGCAGCAAAAATCCTTCGCCAAACGGGAAAATATTGGTACTTGCATCCTATTTCCCATATACGACGATCACGACTCATCGAAGAACAATTACACAAAATCCCTGCTCTTGCTGGTCATTTTCCTCTTGAAGAAAAAATACCATCTATAGGCGCTTTTAGTTTATTAGATAAAAATACGTTGATATATAGTGCAAAAAGACTTAAAAAGTGGCCTCAAGGAAAATGCTATTTTATTGAAGATAAAATTAATCCGCCTAACCGTGCTTACTTAAAATTATGGGAGGCACTCACTTTGTTAGAAAAATATCCAAAACCAGGAGATAAAGCTTTAGATTTAGGTGCCTCACCTGGGGGGTGGACATATGTCATGCAATCATTAGGAGCCTATGTGACTGCTGTAGATAAAGCCCCTCTTGATCCTAAAATTGCACGGCTACCACATATCAACTATTTACAACAAAGTGCTTTTGCCATAGATCCAATGCAATTGGATCAAGATTATGATTGGGTCTTGTCAGACGTAGCTTGTTACCCTGATCGCGCTTATACACTCATCATGAAATGGATAGAGTCAGAAAAAGCAAAACAAATGATTTTTACTATAAAATTACAAGGAAAAATAAATCTATCCACAATCCAACAGTTTCAATTGATACCTAACTCCTATATTACCAATATGTTTCATAATAAGCATGAAGCTACTTTTTTTTATCCTTTTAAAGCAATAGGAACTATTTAG